gtgagagcgttttataggctatatggcATGTCATAGTCAGAGATGACAGCGCTacgcatgaagtgaccaggtgtaaacaggcccttGAACTGCCtttgaaaattaaaagtaaaagcttaaaaaacaaaggcagaaggAGTATTACTGATTGGGTTGGGATTCAAAACTCAATTCCAATTCCAGAATTGGATActtgttgtaaaattaaaattacaattccAGCTATCAATTCCTGCGTTCACATAGGCCTATTTTTTAGGTGGCGAAAAGAGgctattaaaatgtatttgtctttgaatcattcattcaagagattcattcaaaaacactgattcatccaaaaatgaaacaagtaaatcttgagtgagtcattgaatcattccatTCATAAATTCCATgaaattttgtttagttgtctaatATTTGTCTTTCTTCATAATTGTGAGAGAACTACAACCTCCATTTATATATATGTCTAAATTTATCCAGAATTTTGTGCACAAACAGCTCTTAGTCCAGTCCAGTTTTTATGAAGCCGgctgatttttgttcatggtattcagcagcgattaaatgttttgcaaaaaaagacacagaataaatgtttgatatctaaatgtttgacttcatttttttaacCACATTGGAATTGAAAAGAATCATTGATAAGCGGAATCGGAATTGATCAAATTCAAATGATACCCAACCCAaattactgatgtattttatgttgctaaataaatgtgaaaatatcttGTGCTTGTGTTAATCACAGATCTTTTTCAGGTACTTAACCAAAACCCCATTCAAACAATCTATTCACTTCAGGAGGACCGAACCATAAGTGAGTATATAAGAGGACATAAGCAATacttaacaacaacaacaaaaagtgaTCCATATGCCTTCAAGATATAAGATCTCataagaatgcattaaattgaacaaaagtgacaggaaagaccaaaaataaataaaataaaaacaaaaataaataaatgaaaaattaaaaaatcttaatattcAGTAGCACACCTGTTTTCAACTGTGATAGAAACAGAAACAGCATAatagaatgaaagaaaaaatggcTTTGAACAGCTTTATGCACACTTCAATTTATTTGGCTTatggaggaaaaaataaaattattatcatGTTCAATCCCTTTTGGAAGCTTGCTGAGGACCCCTAGTGGGCTCCAGCCCTCTGCTTGACAACCACTAGACTGGTATGTTGAATTAATACAGAAATCTGGTATCCCTCGTTGATTTTAATGTGAAGAATACTAATGAATTCCACATTGCTAGGAGTGTGGAGCATCTCTATAGGTGTCCAGACTAAAAAATAGCATTAGCATATGACCTTCACCACAGTATCATAGTTAGTAGCCTACTATTATTgttactataaaatcataataaataaatatggggTTTCATTCGAATCGCTTTCATAatatttttggtatttttgttttattatcttTCTTTAAGCCAGCAGTGTTGGCAAATACtatggttaccatggtaacgtTAAATCTTGCAAAGGCGTGACCTGTGATGTTTATGACAAAGACAGATCAGATCAACCGCGCCCGCTCTTCAGAAAATCATGATATAAGATCATTTAGACTGAATCACTGAATTATTTCAGACTACAAAGATGAAGCATCTTCATCTTCACTGACAACAACGAGCTACATAATGCAAAAACACCACGTCACGTTCAAATTTGATCATATTGTTTACCCGCTATGAAATGTCTCTGAATGAACATATGATAAAATATCCCGCACAATCTGATGACTAAGTGatgtacattttataaaaattgaAACCTCACCTCGTGACATTCGCTTCCGTCGCGCACATGTATCACAACACGCTCGCGCGCATCTCGCGCTCTGATTGGCTTGATGAAGCTGATCCGAGATCTGTGTCTGAAAATTAAATCGATAGCtttctgagatttttttttttttagtgctgtgGCCTTTTCTTTGTAAGAACTTCATTCCAAACAGAACACAGTTTCACGGTGCGTGGTGTAGATAACATGACAACATACAGCAGAACAATAAAGATCACTGGACTTGGCAGCATTGTagattaattaatacattttgcattttcatagtttcttttttatgtctaacaataaataaataatctgacTGTAATCTAAATAAATTCAAGATATTTGCATGTTATTCGGGACGTTGATTCCTGAAAACATGAGGTGTATTAGGCCATACTGATTACTGAGGGGGGAAAATGCATGTCAAGCATTTGATCAATTAACCAATGAAAATGAAGGAACAAAATTATCAACAGCTTGCACCTGCTGTAGTAATTAAATTGTTCCTCACTTAGCTAGCAGTCAGGTTGTGttgattaaatatatatgtgtcaAAATCCTACTCTGTGTCTCCTACGTCTTGTGTGTTGTTCTTCAACAGTGAAGCAAGAGGTTTGGGGTTTTATTTTGCGTAGTGCTTTGTTGTAGCGTATGTGTTCATATTTGTAGGTTATCTCTTTGTTTAACCTATTCATTTTCCCTTAGAAAACCTGAAGTAAAACGATGGCTGACAAACCAGATATCAATGAGATCTCTCAGTTTGACAAGACCAAGCTGAAGAAGATTGAGACAAAAGAGAAGAACACACTTCCAACTAAAGAGAGTAAGTTTGAGTTTTACAGAGCGCTCATTACTTTCTGAGCCATAAGTGATGTTTGTTCTTATTTGCAGTGTAAAGCTTGTTCTTTGTATGTGAGTGATTTTTAGCTGCTTTGTAGAGTAAGTAGcctaattattttagtttttaacagTTTAAATTGCTCCATTTCTTCCACCTTCCAGCTATTGAACAGGAGAAACAATGTGAGGCATAAACTATCTTCACCAAGGGCAAGATGTGGAGAGCTGTGAGATGGCAAGTCGCTTTAAGCGGAAGATGGCTTCTCCCAACCTCCAGTCACTATAGCCTTAGGCTGGAGTGGGATATTTGCCCTCATAGTTTTAACTTGTGTATCAGACCATCCTGAAAGATGACTGACTTCATGATAATGATCCCATGTCAATGAAGAGGCAGTCAGCTTTGCACTGAGACCCTGTTCTTTTGTAAACCCATTGGAATGAAGAAAATGAGTTTATTTGCCCTTTTCTTTGGTGAAATAAACCTTTCAAATGAATTAATCTGTtggtagtgtgtgtgtgctgggtttttaaatgaattatgggtttttaataattaattttaactttaacGCCGACTTATCTGCCTTGGCTTTTGTTGAGGTTTGCTGCTTGCAGTTGGGGAGAGGGAGTGGAAAATGTTCCACTTTGTGACACTTGTAGTGTTCACTTTATCACATGCAAAGTGGACTGAATATAATATACCAAAGAAGTTTGGTGCAACCAGaaaagatttttgaaaataCTTGTGCTTCTTAATGTAGTATACTAAATCTCCTGCCTGTCTGTGCTCATAGGGGAACTGCTGGCCACAGCTTGTCAGCTTCCAGTCTAGTTAACAAACACTCAATATATTAGAAGACTATATATGCAACTGCATGATTGAGTCAAAACCGTTCACAGAGGAAATGAGTGCAGTGACCTTGGCATGACTGTGTGATGCAGTACATTAGATCCTCTCATGCAATGTAGTGGTGTTTTAGTTTCATTGACTTTTATGTTTTGAGTATATATTCAGTTATAAAGTTAAGTTTTACTAatgttgtgtgtttgtcactttagtttttttatgcttggtttttatttttattttagctttagttttgtatattttagtacatcaagttaaaaactaaatgaaaatgagaaagtTGCCTTGGCAGTTAGCTGAAATAAGCTaagtttatttcagtcaaagttgatttaaattaaatttgtattttatttcaagtattgCACTTCaagtatttcaaatgtaatggttttagttaGCTGTAATGACCTAAATGGTAAGCCAACacacaattaaatattcaacagTTACATATCAGTAGAAAATTCCTGCTGGAAGGCAATTTTAgcaaaaatatttcttgagcagctaaTCACATGCCTTGAAACTGTGATTCACTTCTCATGAGAGAGTCAGTGCGATTCACTACcaaagattaaaagattgaacaataagaagaatttaaacacatttacacagcaagaTGAAACAATCTATCCTCgaaagaggaaaacttaaagaaaacatcttaccatataagttgaagtaaaagttgtaaagttagtttCTAGAGTTTATAATcggtataaaaacacttaaagatCTAAACTCATATGCAGTCATGTTTAcagctattgattctaaaattatttatattgcatatttatatgtttatattaatttaaaatattacttaattactatttaactaagctggcttgtgtaatggattatgggtataataattatataaatataaaataattataaaaagaaaaatcatctctaaaaatctgatgattttatctttaaacatttttactatgtagcgtcctttaatttggagtaagagaagctggaggagtggctttattgcgtcagagatgtgtcactttgcttgaagctgattggtcaaattgtggtttgagatctctaaaccagaacataacctgccccggagcaggttagctgtggagcgcaagttactatggcgatgaacGCCACTTAAagccaaaccactttcatggtacctaaaacccagagttggcgcaaactaaactgaaacttccctggctagccagctaaaccggcttcatAGTATAGGCCCCAGGGCGCGAgccatgaaagtggcttggcttttagcttcGTTCAtagccatagtaacttacactccacggcttacctgctccggggcaggttatgttctgagttagagatctcaaactgaaattggaccaatcagatgtgagcaaactgacacatgtctgacacaaaaaagtcACTTCCCCAGTTTTTATCCTCACTTGAACACTTGGGTCAAATCCAGGAAATAcgtcatatgtgaccctggaccacaaaaccagtcttaagtcgctggggtatatttgtagcaatagccaaaaattcaTTGTATTGGTCAAAaatatcgatttttcttttatgccaaaa
The genomic region above belongs to Onychostoma macrolepis isolate SWU-2019 chromosome 01, ASM1243209v1, whole genome shotgun sequence and contains:
- the LOC131537089 gene encoding thymosin beta-b, coding for MADKPDINEISQFDKTKLKKIETKEKNTLPTKETIEQEKQCEA